The Oncorhynchus keta strain PuntledgeMale-10-30-2019 chromosome 17, Oket_V2, whole genome shotgun sequence genome has a window encoding:
- the LOC118395744 gene encoding PHD and RING finger domain-containing protein 1-like isoform X17, with product MDEEDNQDELINRNASHRKDKRPAVWAISDEDSDEGGEESEGASDSGEEEEDFLDGEEEEEEDDSDDGEEDDVVEGAVGGASTDLAGLSSDEDTEKCPICLNSFHSQPVATPESCEHYFCLDCILEWSKNANSCPVDRIVFNNIYLRKCYGGKVQKMITVQKPVKEGQEEVIDLELEQTSCEVCGGSDREDRLLLCDGCDAGYHMECLTPPLDAVPVEEWFCPECQANNRRSRGSVEEQSNTESLSSARPTTSRSRLPAAGPTRAIARTQQSERVRASVNHHRITQARIAQISPSFLMPQTTWLDETINAVVAGLNTAVYIRNLTPRVPSSRRRRTVRRRKGQSKRSATGGKGKAAGTGVRRRKRRVRRTKSRRKLVVKKEATSRGRIARSLGIGKPKRGSSLPSVYQPSQTTLGSMRADIGAASLSVYGDPYDLDPFTSRDGDEEEQASATSSLLEAKRRGLSRSALLSHQPVARPITAGLSSCRWGSSLPQLEEVAEVAPVPDLLGSILSGQSMLLMDSSDVVINRDGSLKAIKPVGLSSSMPSSSRSSSSGESVTQLHSEMSPTTAASSLCLPINGDLVAGPCLSPLTPSSPHSATYPTPILSHPHVPAPCRPSPGHSHWEDTGVLPPHGSQRAATSTPTPDSHSRGRENVPPQPQAKKAAAKPVWEAPVLVTNGNASRGGSSGSSGSSSSSSANGSGSNSLPDACVNSLGGNRGRQQSVDQQQGRTEGQRPDRAGPSSGFSSSFSSSFSSSDSPSNPARTSSSASSTVCFRINASSVWHARKLSKASAIVAAGNCLEPASPEEEEAKRKREERRKKHNLLTSSHTPVKEEKEEGDIYDPFHPTGSDSEAESHAGGKPTMVHKEGPSQQVKEGPSQQVKEGPSQQVKEGPSQQVKEGPSQQVKEGPSQQVKEGASQQVKEGASQQVKEGASQQVKALSLERDEGSGEGLEVKREPENTAKPGHSPHNPPRSVMTGTSTPLSQSQVHLKRERNEPGGEKGQHSQTGNRREPQNQQTTPSLSSLASSHHRNRMVKTEIKSEPQDSPSRSPSRSKSHSRPPGQGRKTSKGRGSSMERRSASNSPEAGRRRGDKALDQAGRKRRYEGGRRGDKGRESSRRSGSRERRRTRSPSDSSISDISERSRRKKRRSRSPSKDRRRSRSWSGSSSRERSKRKKQRRGSRERNEGRGSEREKGRPSKDKKRDCSQSRSRSRSRSRERRKDHFRSQPSSSRSKDRVEVRSKDRKRPKSRSRSRERRKEEGSQRPLGSSSTTTFNKLEEQKEKKKVQVLPRVPLKEESETKEERKEREIKQQMLSSGLKSLSVLSASEVKKESDSNDRTERLVSLSTKLLNESMLLKEIKKEKPAFDMLEESLDSKPIKKEKPLSTFSTVKDLQQHKEIEKEHPSALIKEACAGSTSDIADQKDQALKETITTEPIWPELPQHLTSNIPVPPTQTGQSSPSFSTLSTHLVLAPPQAAESIASQQGTPSLIPPVPEALTETPPLVQPISVNPEKHEVEEPSDDDMDVDMMLDSLDYVKTEPGGESGEAGVKQEKEGEGEKGKTGGELVPVTAGAKVKPSVKRVTWNLQEPEGPQPEKTGTKLSLYKLKLKQEGARRPASSAQASSQEAPLGATSLTDPKVQSTKRGSVSITLPSAISSSSSLTNVALSKPGQEEPNEDLGEDDVSRNDKYIKKLHMQERAIEEVKLAIKPFYQKRDITKDEYKDIVRKAVQKVCHSKSGAINPVKVANLVKAYVDKYKHSRKYRKVEDGGKTQEAEMDRTNDPETP from the exons ATGGATGAAGAAGACAACCAGGATGAGCTGATCAACCGGAATGCCTCACACAGAAAAGATAAAAGGCCTGCAGTATGGGCAATTTCAG ATGAAGACAGCGATGAAGGTGGGGAGGAATCTGAGGGAGCTTCTGacagtggtgaggaggaggaagacttcctcgatggagaggaggaagaagaggaggatgacagtGATG ATGGAGAAGAGGACGATGTGGTAGAGGGTGCGGTGGGGGGAGCGTCTACTGACTTGGCAGGTCTGAGCTCAGACGAGGACACTGAGAAATGCCCCATCTGCCTAAACTCCTTCCACAGCCAGCCCGTGGCCACGCCAGAGAGCTGCGAACACTACTTCTGCCTCGACTGCATCCTGGAGTGGTCCAAG AATGCAAACTCCTGTCCTGTGGACAGAATAGTCTTCAATAACATCTACCTGAGAAAATGTTATGGAGGGAAAGTGCAGAAAATG ATCACAGTGCAGAAACCAGTGAAGGAGGGCCAGGAGGAGGTGATCGACCTGGAGCTGGAACAGACTAGCTGCGAGGTGTGTGGAGGGAGTGACCGTGAAGACCGCCTGCTGCTCTGTGACGGCTGTGATGCTGG GTACCACATGGAGTGCCTGACCCCCCCGCTGGATGCTGTCCCTGTGGAGGAATGGTTCTGCCCAGAGTGTCAAGCCAACAACCGCCGTTCAA GGGGTTCAGTGGAAGAGCAGAGCAACACGGAGAGTCTGAGCAGCGCCCGTCCCACAACCAGCCGCTCCCGCCTCCCTGCGGCAGGCCCCACCCGGGCCATTGCCCGCACCCAGCAGAGTGAGAGGGTCCGCGCCAGTGTCAACCACCACCGCATCACCCAGGCACGCATTGCACAG ATCTCCCCCAGCTTTCTGATGCCACAGACCACCTGGCTGGATGAGACTATCAATGCAGTGGTGGCTGGACTCAACACAGCTGTGTACATACGGAACCTCACACCCCGCGTTCCATCCAGTCGACGACGCAGGACAG TAAGGCGCAGGAAAGGCCAGAGTAAGAGGTCTGCCACGGGTGGTAAGGGCAAAGCTGCAGGCAccggggtgaggaggaggaaacGGCGAGTGAGGAGGACCAAGTCCAGAAGGAAACTG GTGGTGAAAAAGGAAGCTACGTCACGTGGTCGTATAGCCCGTAGCCTCGGGATAGGGAAGCCCAAACGGGGCTCGTCCCTTCCCTCTGTGTACCAACCTTCACAAACCACTCTGGGCAGTATGAGGGCTGACATAGGAGCTGCTTCGCTCTCTGTCTATGGAGACCCCTACGATCTGGACCCCTTCACTAGCAG GGATGGTGATGAGGAGGAGCAAGCCTCGGCCACGTCATCACTGCTGGAGGCCAAGAGGCGTGGCTTATCTCGCTCTGCACTCCTCTCACACCAGCCTGTGGCTCGACCAATCACTGCTGGCCTCTCTAG TTGTAGGTGGGGCTCGAGCCTTCCCCAGTTGGAGGAGGTCGCAGAGGTGGCCCCAGTGCCTGACCTGCTGGGCAGCATCCTATCAGGGCAGAGCATGCTTCTGATGGACAGCTCAGACGTAGTCATTAACAGAGATGGATCCCTCAAGGCTATCAAACCAG TGGGTTTGTCGTCATCCATGCCCAGCAGCAGTAGGAGCAGCAGCTCTGGTGAATCAGTAACCCAGCTCCACTCAGAGATGTCCCCTACCACAGCAGCCAGCTCCCTTTGTCTCCCCATTAATGGAGACCTGGTAGCAGGACCCTGCCTgtcccctctcaccccttcatCCCCCCACTCGGCCACTTATCCAACTCCCATCCTGAGTCACCCACACGTCCCTGCCCCCTGTAGACCTAGTCCTGGACACAGCCACTGGGAGGACACCGGTGTACTACCCCCCCATGGGAGCCAGAGGGCTGCCACCTCCACTCCtaccccagactctcactccagAGGTAGGGAGAATGTGCCACCACAGCCCCAGGCTAAGAAGGCCGCTGCTAAACCAGTATGGGAAGCACCAGTATTGGTGACGAATGGCAATGCCAGCAGAgggggtagtagtggtagtagtggtagtagtagtagtagcagtgctaatggtagtggtagtaatagctTGCCTGATGCCTGTGTGAACAGCCTGGGTGGGAACAGGGGCAGGCAGCAAAGTGTGGACCAGCAGCAGggcaggacagagggacagagaccagacagagcaGGCCCTTCCTCAGGCTTCTCCAGCTCCTTCTCCTCTTCGTTCTCCTCTTCTGATTCTCCATCTAACCCTGCCCGTACCTCTTCATCAGCATCATCCACGGTGTGCTTCCGGATCAACGCCAGCTCTGTCTGGCACGCCAGAAAGCTTAGCAAGGCTTCTGCAATTGTTGCAGCTGGAAACTGTCTAGAACCAGCGTCTCCGGAGGAAGAGGAGgcaaagaggaaaagagaggagcgCAGGAAGAAACACAATCTACTGACGTCCTCACACACACCGgtcaaagaggagaaggaagagggggaTATATACGATCCCTTCCATCCAACCGGCTCAGACAGCGAAGCAGAGAGCCATGCTGGGGGGAAACCAACCATGGTGCACAAGGAAGGTCCCAGCCAGCAGGTGAAGGAAGGTCCCAGCCAGCAGGTGAAGGAAGGTCCCAGCCAGCAG GTGAAGGAAGGTCCCAGCCAGCAGGTGAAGGAAGGTCCCAGCCAGCAGGTGAAGGAAGGTCCCAGCCAGCAG GTGAAGGAAGGTGCCAGCCAGCAGGTGAAGGAAGGTGCCAGCCAGCAGGTGAAGGAAGGTGCCAGCCAGCAGGTGAAAGCCCTGTCACTGGAGAGGGATGAGGGCTCAGGAGAAGGTCTGGAGGTGAAGAGGGAGCCAGAGAACACTGCAAAGCCTGGTCACAGTCCTCACAACCCACCCAGGTCTGTGATGACTGGCACCAGCACACCTCTGTCCCAGAGCCAGGTCCATCtgaagagggagaggaatgagCCAGGGGGTGAGAAAGGGCAGCACAGCCAGACTGGCAACCGTagagagccccagaaccagcagACTACTCCTTCCTTATCCAGCTTAGCCTCCAGCCACCACAGAAACAGGATGGTGAAGACTGAGATAAAgtcagagccccaggacagcccCTCCAGGTCCCCATCCAGGTCTAAATCACACTCCAGGCCCCCAGGCCAGGGGAGGAAAACATCCAAAGGCAGGGGGTCTTCCATGGAGCGGCGGTCTGCCTCAAACAGTCCAGAGGCAGGCAGGAGGAGGGGAGACAAGGCCCTGgaccaggcagggaggaagagacGTTATGAGGGGGgtaggagaggagacaaggggcgAGAGAGTTCTAGGCGTTCGGGAtcgagggagaggagaaggactcGGTCCCCGTCAGACAGCTCTATTTCTGATATCTCTGAGAGGTCTCGCAGGAAGAAGAGACGGTCACGTTCTCCCTCCAAAGACAGGAGGCGCTCCAG GTCATGGTCAGGCTCCAGCAGTAGAGAGCGGTCCAAGAGGAAAAAGCagaggagggggagcagggagaggaacgagggcagagggagtgaaagagagaagggTCGCCCGTCAAAGGACAAGAAGCGTGATTGCTCGCAGTCTCGCTCACGTTCCCGTTCCaggtccagggagaggaggaaagaccaCTTCCGATCACAACCATCATCCTCCAGATCAAAGGACAGGGTTGAGGTGCGGTCGAAAGACCGGAAGAGGCCGAAGTCTAGGTCGCgatccagagagaggaggaaagaagaggggTCACAGAGACCACTAGGGTCTTCCTCAACCACCACCTTCAATAAGCTagaagaacagaaagagaagaaAAAGGTACAAGTTCTCCCCCGCGTCCCTCTGAAAGAGGAGAGCGAGACtaaagaagagagaaaagagcgaGAGATCAAACAGCAGATGCTTTCCTCAGGACTcaaatctctctctgtcctctctgcctCAGAGGTGAAAAAGGAGAGTGACAGCAatgacagaacagagagacttgtctctctctcaacaaaaCTACTCAATGAGTCTATGCTGCTAAAAGAGATTAAAAAAGAGAAACCTGCCTTTGATATGTTGGAAGAATCACTGGATAGTAAACCAATCAAAAAAGAAAAACCTCTGTCAACATTCAGCACAGTCAAGGACTTACAACAGCACAAGGAGATCGAAAAAGAACACCCTTCCGCCCTCATAAAGGAGGCGTGCGCAGGCTCCACATCAGACATAGCAGATCAAAAAGATCAGGCGTTAAAGGAAACCATCACGACTGAGCCCATCTGGCCTGAGCTGCCTCAACACCTAACCTCCAACATCCCTGTTCCCCCCACCCAAACTGGCCAATCCAGCCCAAGCTTCTCAACACTCAGCACACACCTGGTCCTTGCTCCTCCTCAGGCTGCTGAGAGTATAGCCAGCCAGCAGGGGACCCCATCCCTGATTCCTCCTGTACCAGAGGCCCTCACAGAGACTCCTCCACTAGTCCAACCCATCTCAGTGAACCCAGAGAAGCACGAGGTAGAGGAGCCTTCAGACGATGACATGGACGTGGACATGATGCTGGACAGCCTGGACTATGTGAAGACGGAGCCAGGAGGAGAGAGTGGCGAGGCTGGGGTCAAacaggagaaggaaggagagggggagaaggggaagactgGGGGAGAACTGGTGCCAGTCACGGCAGGTGCCAAGGTCAAACCCTCGGTGAAGAGGGTCACCTGGAACCTGCAGGAGCCAGAGGGGCCACAGCCAGAGAAGACTGGCACTA AGCTGTCCCTCTACAAACTGAAGCTGAAACAGGAGGGAGCTCGCAGACCTGCCTCTTCCGCCCAGGCATCCAGTCAG
- the LOC118395744 gene encoding PHD and RING finger domain-containing protein 1-like isoform X12, with protein sequence MDEEDNQDELINRNASHRKDKRPAVWAISDEDSDEGGEESEGASDSGEEEEDFLDGEEEEEEDDSDDGEEDDVVEGAVGGASTDLAGLSSDEDTEKCPICLNSFHSQPVATPESCEHYFCLDCILEWSKNANSCPVDRIVFNNIYLRKCYGGKVQKMITVQKPVKEGQEEVIDLELEQTSCEVCGGSDREDRLLLCDGCDAGYHMECLTPPLDAVPVEEWFCPECQANNRRSRGSVEEQSNTESLSSARPTTSRSRLPAAGPTRAIARTQQSERVRASVNHHRITQARIAQISPSFLMPQTTWLDETINAVVAGLNTAVYIRNLTPRVPSSRRRRTVRRRKGQSKRSATGGKGKAAGTGVRRRKRRVRRTKSRRKLVVKKEATSRGRIARSLGIGKPKRGSSLPSVYQPSQTTLGSMRADIGAASLSVYGDPYDLDPFTSRDGDEEEQASATSSLLEAKRRGLSRSALLSHQPVARPITAGLSSCRWGSSLPQLEEVAEVAPVPDLLGSILSGQSMLLMDSSDVVINRDGSLKAIKPVGLSSSMPSSSRSSSSGESVTQLHSEMSPTTAASSLCLPINGDLVAGPCLSPLTPSSPHSATYPTPILSHPHVPAPCRPSPGHSHWEDTGVLPPHGSQRAATSTPTPDSHSRGRENVPPQPQAKKAAAKPVWEAPVLVTNGNASRGGSSGSSGSSSSSSANGSGSNSLPDACVNSLGGNRGRQQSVDQQQGRTEGQRPDRAGPSSGFSSSFSSSFSSSDSPSNPARTSSSASSTVCFRINASSVWHARKLSKASAIVAAGNCLEPASPEEEEAKRKREERRKKHNLLTSSHTPVKEEKEEGDIYDPFHPTGSDSEAESHAGGKPTMVHKEGPSQQVKEGPSQQVKEGPSQQVKEGPSQQVKEGPNQQVKEGPSQQVKEGPSQQVKEGPSQQVKEGASQQVKEGASQQVKALSLERDEGSGEGLEVKREPENTAKPGHSPHNPPRSVMTGTSTPLSQSQVHLKRERNEPGGEKGQHSQTGNRREPQNQQTTPSLSSLASSHHRNRMVKTEIKSEPQDSPSRSPSRSKSHSRPPGQGRKTSKGRGSSMERRSASNSPEAGRRRGDKALDQAGRKRRYEGGRRGDKGRESSRRSGSRERRRTRSPSDSSISDISERSRRKKRRSRSPSKDRRRSRSWSGSSSRERSKRKKQRRGSRERNEGRGSEREKGRPSKDKKRDCSQSRSRSRSRSRERRKDHFRSQPSSSRSKDRVEVRSKDRKRPKSRSRSRERRKEEGSQRPLGSSSTTTFNKLEEQKEKKKVQVLPRVPLKEESETKEERKEREIKQQMLSSGLKSLSVLSASEVKKESDSNDRTERLVSLSTKLLNESMLLKEIKKEKPAFDMLEESLDSKPIKKEKPLSTFSTVKDLQQHKEIEKEHPSALIKEACAGSTSDIADQKDQALKETITTEPIWPELPQHLTSNIPVPPTQTGQSSPSFSTLSTHLVLAPPQAAESIASQQGTPSLIPPVPEALTETPPLVQPISVNPEKHEVEEPSDDDMDVDMMLDSLDYVKTEPGGESGEAGVKQEKEGEGEKGKTGGELVPVTAGAKVKPSVKRVTWNLQEPEGPQPEKTGTKLSLYKLKLKQEGARRPASSAQASSQEAPLGATSLTDPKVQSTKRGSVSITLPSAISSSSSLTNVALSKPGQEEPNEDLGEDDVSRNDKYIKKLHMQERAIEEVKLAIKPFYQKRDITKDEYKDIVRKAVQKVCHSKSGAINPVKVANLVKAYVDKYKHSRKYRKVEDGGKTQEAEMDRTNDPETP encoded by the exons ATGGATGAAGAAGACAACCAGGATGAGCTGATCAACCGGAATGCCTCACACAGAAAAGATAAAAGGCCTGCAGTATGGGCAATTTCAG ATGAAGACAGCGATGAAGGTGGGGAGGAATCTGAGGGAGCTTCTGacagtggtgaggaggaggaagacttcctcgatggagaggaggaagaagaggaggatgacagtGATG ATGGAGAAGAGGACGATGTGGTAGAGGGTGCGGTGGGGGGAGCGTCTACTGACTTGGCAGGTCTGAGCTCAGACGAGGACACTGAGAAATGCCCCATCTGCCTAAACTCCTTCCACAGCCAGCCCGTGGCCACGCCAGAGAGCTGCGAACACTACTTCTGCCTCGACTGCATCCTGGAGTGGTCCAAG AATGCAAACTCCTGTCCTGTGGACAGAATAGTCTTCAATAACATCTACCTGAGAAAATGTTATGGAGGGAAAGTGCAGAAAATG ATCACAGTGCAGAAACCAGTGAAGGAGGGCCAGGAGGAGGTGATCGACCTGGAGCTGGAACAGACTAGCTGCGAGGTGTGTGGAGGGAGTGACCGTGAAGACCGCCTGCTGCTCTGTGACGGCTGTGATGCTGG GTACCACATGGAGTGCCTGACCCCCCCGCTGGATGCTGTCCCTGTGGAGGAATGGTTCTGCCCAGAGTGTCAAGCCAACAACCGCCGTTCAA GGGGTTCAGTGGAAGAGCAGAGCAACACGGAGAGTCTGAGCAGCGCCCGTCCCACAACCAGCCGCTCCCGCCTCCCTGCGGCAGGCCCCACCCGGGCCATTGCCCGCACCCAGCAGAGTGAGAGGGTCCGCGCCAGTGTCAACCACCACCGCATCACCCAGGCACGCATTGCACAG ATCTCCCCCAGCTTTCTGATGCCACAGACCACCTGGCTGGATGAGACTATCAATGCAGTGGTGGCTGGACTCAACACAGCTGTGTACATACGGAACCTCACACCCCGCGTTCCATCCAGTCGACGACGCAGGACAG TAAGGCGCAGGAAAGGCCAGAGTAAGAGGTCTGCCACGGGTGGTAAGGGCAAAGCTGCAGGCAccggggtgaggaggaggaaacGGCGAGTGAGGAGGACCAAGTCCAGAAGGAAACTG GTGGTGAAAAAGGAAGCTACGTCACGTGGTCGTATAGCCCGTAGCCTCGGGATAGGGAAGCCCAAACGGGGCTCGTCCCTTCCCTCTGTGTACCAACCTTCACAAACCACTCTGGGCAGTATGAGGGCTGACATAGGAGCTGCTTCGCTCTCTGTCTATGGAGACCCCTACGATCTGGACCCCTTCACTAGCAG GGATGGTGATGAGGAGGAGCAAGCCTCGGCCACGTCATCACTGCTGGAGGCCAAGAGGCGTGGCTTATCTCGCTCTGCACTCCTCTCACACCAGCCTGTGGCTCGACCAATCACTGCTGGCCTCTCTAG TTGTAGGTGGGGCTCGAGCCTTCCCCAGTTGGAGGAGGTCGCAGAGGTGGCCCCAGTGCCTGACCTGCTGGGCAGCATCCTATCAGGGCAGAGCATGCTTCTGATGGACAGCTCAGACGTAGTCATTAACAGAGATGGATCCCTCAAGGCTATCAAACCAG TGGGTTTGTCGTCATCCATGCCCAGCAGCAGTAGGAGCAGCAGCTCTGGTGAATCAGTAACCCAGCTCCACTCAGAGATGTCCCCTACCACAGCAGCCAGCTCCCTTTGTCTCCCCATTAATGGAGACCTGGTAGCAGGACCCTGCCTgtcccctctcaccccttcatCCCCCCACTCGGCCACTTATCCAACTCCCATCCTGAGTCACCCACACGTCCCTGCCCCCTGTAGACCTAGTCCTGGACACAGCCACTGGGAGGACACCGGTGTACTACCCCCCCATGGGAGCCAGAGGGCTGCCACCTCCACTCCtaccccagactctcactccagAGGTAGGGAGAATGTGCCACCACAGCCCCAGGCTAAGAAGGCCGCTGCTAAACCAGTATGGGAAGCACCAGTATTGGTGACGAATGGCAATGCCAGCAGAgggggtagtagtggtagtagtggtagtagtagtagtagcagtgctaatggtagtggtagtaatagctTGCCTGATGCCTGTGTGAACAGCCTGGGTGGGAACAGGGGCAGGCAGCAAAGTGTGGACCAGCAGCAGggcaggacagagggacagagaccagacagagcaGGCCCTTCCTCAGGCTTCTCCAGCTCCTTCTCCTCTTCGTTCTCCTCTTCTGATTCTCCATCTAACCCTGCCCGTACCTCTTCATCAGCATCATCCACGGTGTGCTTCCGGATCAACGCCAGCTCTGTCTGGCACGCCAGAAAGCTTAGCAAGGCTTCTGCAATTGTTGCAGCTGGAAACTGTCTAGAACCAGCGTCTCCGGAGGAAGAGGAGgcaaagaggaaaagagaggagcgCAGGAAGAAACACAATCTACTGACGTCCTCACACACACCGgtcaaagaggagaaggaagagggggaTATATACGATCCCTTCCATCCAACCGGCTCAGACAGCGAAGCAGAGAGCCATGCTGGGGGGAAACCAACCATGGTGCACAAGGAAGGTCCCAGCCAGCAGGTGAAGGAAGGTCCCAGCCAGCAGGTGAAGGAAGGTCCCAGCCAGCAGGTGAAGGAAGGTCCCAGCCAGCAGGTGAAGGAAGGTCCCAACCAGCAGGTGAAGGAAGGTCCCAGCCAGCAGGTGAAGGAAGGTCCCAGCCAGCAGGTGAAGGAAGGTCCCAGCCAGCAG GTGAAGGAAGGTGCCAGCCAGCAGGTGAAGGAAGGTGCCAGCCAGCAGGTGAAAGCCCTGTCACTGGAGAGGGATGAGGGCTCAGGAGAAGGTCTGGAGGTGAAGAGGGAGCCAGAGAACACTGCAAAGCCTGGTCACAGTCCTCACAACCCACCCAGGTCTGTGATGACTGGCACCAGCACACCTCTGTCCCAGAGCCAGGTCCATCtgaagagggagaggaatgagCCAGGGGGTGAGAAAGGGCAGCACAGCCAGACTGGCAACCGTagagagccccagaaccagcagACTACTCCTTCCTTATCCAGCTTAGCCTCCAGCCACCACAGAAACAGGATGGTGAAGACTGAGATAAAgtcagagccccaggacagcccCTCCAGGTCCCCATCCAGGTCTAAATCACACTCCAGGCCCCCAGGCCAGGGGAGGAAAACATCCAAAGGCAGGGGGTCTTCCATGGAGCGGCGGTCTGCCTCAAACAGTCCAGAGGCAGGCAGGAGGAGGGGAGACAAGGCCCTGgaccaggcagggaggaagagacGTTATGAGGGGGgtaggagaggagacaaggggcgAGAGAGTTCTAGGCGTTCGGGAtcgagggagaggagaaggactcGGTCCCCGTCAGACAGCTCTATTTCTGATATCTCTGAGAGGTCTCGCAGGAAGAAGAGACGGTCACGTTCTCCCTCCAAAGACAGGAGGCGCTCCAG GTCATGGTCAGGCTCCAGCAGTAGAGAGCGGTCCAAGAGGAAAAAGCagaggagggggagcagggagaggaacgagggcagagggagtgaaagagagaagggTCGCCCGTCAAAGGACAAGAAGCGTGATTGCTCGCAGTCTCGCTCACGTTCCCGTTCCaggtccagggagaggaggaaagaccaCTTCCGATCACAACCATCATCCTCCAGATCAAAGGACAGGGTTGAGGTGCGGTCGAAAGACCGGAAGAGGCCGAAGTCTAGGTCGCgatccagagagaggaggaaagaagaggggTCACAGAGACCACTAGGGTCTTCCTCAACCACCACCTTCAATAAGCTagaagaacagaaagagaagaaAAAGGTACAAGTTCTCCCCCGCGTCCCTCTGAAAGAGGAGAGCGAGACtaaagaagagagaaaagagcgaGAGATCAAACAGCAGATGCTTTCCTCAGGACTcaaatctctctctgtcctctctgcctCAGAGGTGAAAAAGGAGAGTGACAGCAatgacagaacagagagacttgtctctctctcaacaaaaCTACTCAATGAGTCTATGCTGCTAAAAGAGATTAAAAAAGAGAAACCTGCCTTTGATATGTTGGAAGAATCACTGGATAGTAAACCAATCAAAAAAGAAAAACCTCTGTCAACATTCAGCACAGTCAAGGACTTACAACAGCACAAGGAGATCGAAAAAGAACACCCTTCCGCCCTCATAAAGGAGGCGTGCGCAGGCTCCACATCAGACATAGCAGATCAAAAAGATCAGGCGTTAAAGGAAACCATCACGACTGAGCCCATCTGGCCTGAGCTGCCTCAACACCTAACCTCCAACATCCCTGTTCCCCCCACCCAAACTGGCCAATCCAGCCCAAGCTTCTCAACACTCAGCACACACCTGGTCCTTGCTCCTCCTCAGGCTGCTGAGAGTATAGCCAGCCAGCAGGGGACCCCATCCCTGATTCCTCCTGTACCAGAGGCCCTCACAGAGACTCCTCCACTAGTCCAACCCATCTCAGTGAACCCAGAGAAGCACGAGGTAGAGGAGCCTTCAGACGATGACATGGACGTGGACATGATGCTGGACAGCCTGGACTATGTGAAGACGGAGCCAGGAGGAGAGAGTGGCGAGGCTGGGGTCAAacaggagaaggaaggagagggggagaaggggaagactgGGGGAGAACTGGTGCCAGTCACGGCAGGTGCCAAGGTCAAACCCTCGGTGAAGAGGGTCACCTGGAACCTGCAGGAGCCAGAGGGGCCACAGCCAGAGAAGACTGGCACTA AGCTGTCCCTCTACAAACTGAAGCTGAAACAGGAGGGAGCTCGCAGACCTGCCTCTTCCGCCCAGGCATCCAGTCAG